Genomic DNA from Paenibacillus donghaensis:
GCGGGGACAAAGCGAAGGCGAAGGCGGATTATAATGCTTTTGTGCAGAAGCTCACCCAGCGTGCTCACGCCGCCAATCTGCAGGTTACCGTCATTGTGCACCCGCTCAACAGCGCGTATACCGGCTATGACTACAAAACGCTGGGCACGCTCGCCGATGACCTGATCCTGATGGCTTATGCTTATGGCGACCAGAAATCCCCCGAGCCTACAGGACTTGTAGATGAAGCCATCCGGCTTGCGTTGAAAGAGGTAAATAAGGATAAGCTGATACTGGGGATCTCCACCGCCAGTGAGAACGAAAGCTCGATGAATACCAAGATCGGATTGGCTAAACGATATAATCTCAAAGGTGTGGCGTTCTGGCGGCTGGGGATTATCGGCACGGCGGAATGGGCGGAAATGCAGAAATCGCTAGAGCTTCAGCCGTAACAACAATTACAACAAAGAACCCAGACCAAGGAAAGGCAGGCGTTGTTTAATGAAGAAACAGGATGAACGCACCGGTGCAATAATTATTCAGGAGGTCAACCGCACAGAGGTGCCTTACGGTACAGTGGCGGTCTGGTTCCTGGGGCAGGAAAGTGTAATTATCAAAGGCGACGGGGTTACGCTCTACATTGACCCTTATGTGTGTCCCAACCCCGACCGCACATTCCCGCCTCCGGTGGCTACGGAAGAGATCACGAATGCGCAGATATGCCTGATCACGCATGATCATTCCGACCATCTGGACAAGGATGCCCTGCCACAGATCATCCGCAGCAACCCAGGACTGCAGGTGGTGGCTCCGGGTGTGTGCAAGGACCAGCTGCTGGAGCTTGGCCTGACAGAAGGGCAATATCTCAAGGCAGAAACGGCTGAGTGGTTATCAATCGGCTCCAAGCTGAAGGTGCTGCCGGTGGCTGCTGCGCATGAGCAGCTGGAGTGGGACGAGCAGGGCCACCCGAAATATGTCGGGTATGTCATTCAACTGAATGGCGTCACGCTCTATCATGCCGGAGATACAGTGCTGTTCCCGGAACTGGTGGAGACGGTAAGCGGGCTTGTCATTGACCTGGCCCTGCTGCCAATCAACGGCCGTGACTACTTCCGCAATAAGCGGAATATTGCCGGCAACATGAGCTACCGGGAAGCAGCTGAATTCGCTGCAGTTGCCGGATTCGATACAGTGATTCCGCTGCATTATGACATCTTCGCCGGCAATGCCGAGAATCCCGGCTATTTCGTCGACTATCTGTACCGCCACTTTCCGCGTCAGAAGAGCCATGTGATGGCTCCTGCAGAGCGGTTTGTGTATGTCTCGCCGCGCGCTTTTTTGAAAGAGTAGGATAGATGCCCTGCCGTCTCCAAAGTACAGCGATAGAATAAAAGTCACATATTCCTCCGCCGCAAAGCATTATAATCGTTAAGGCCTGCCTTCATGGCGGGCTTATTCTAATTTGTGGAGGACGTTGGGTCATGAGCACAAGATATAAATCAC
This window encodes:
- a CDS encoding MBL fold metallo-hydrolase, whose protein sequence is MKKQDERTGAIIIQEVNRTEVPYGTVAVWFLGQESVIIKGDGVTLYIDPYVCPNPDRTFPPPVATEEITNAQICLITHDHSDHLDKDALPQIIRSNPGLQVVAPGVCKDQLLELGLTEGQYLKAETAEWLSIGSKLKVLPVAAAHEQLEWDEQGHPKYVGYVIQLNGVTLYHAGDTVLFPELVETVSGLVIDLALLPINGRDYFRNKRNIAGNMSYREAAEFAAVAGFDTVIPLHYDIFAGNAENPGYFVDYLYRHFPRQKSHVMAPAERFVYVSPRAFLKE